In Vibrio alfacsensis, the following proteins share a genomic window:
- the rbsD gene encoding D-ribose pyranase produces the protein MSYLVSTLGHTDEITICDAGLPIPEHVQRIDLALTHGVPSFIETVRVILSESQVERAIIAEEFVQVSPTHHDALIAELQRDSEQSGKTIDVVYMSHEAFKSRTEQSRAVVRTGECTPYANVIFQAGVTF, from the coding sequence ATTTCTTACTTGGTCTCGACGCTAGGCCATACCGATGAGATCACGATTTGTGATGCAGGTTTGCCGATCCCTGAACATGTGCAGCGCATTGACTTAGCACTGACGCATGGGGTTCCTAGTTTTATAGAAACTGTTCGCGTGATTTTGTCTGAATCGCAAGTAGAGCGCGCAATTATCGCGGAAGAGTTTGTTCAGGTTAGTCCTACTCACCATGATGCCCTGATTGCTGAGTTACAAAGAGACAGTGAACAAAGCGGTAAGACAATTGATGTTGTTTACATGTCCCACGAAGCTTTTAAATCTCGTACAGAGCAAAGCCGCGCGGTTGTAAGAACAGGAGAGTGTACACCATACGCAAATGTCATTTTTCAAGCGGGTGTCACGTTCTAA